In Phaseolus vulgaris cultivar G19833 chromosome 3, P. vulgaris v2.0, whole genome shotgun sequence, the sequence GTAAGGGTGGACCTTCTCtcctccagcagatacgaatcTCGATAATGCTGCCATTCGCCCCGTCAGTTGCTGAACTACTTTcactgaggttgggctcctcatggcgatgatggctgcacacttgtcagggttcacttctattcccctttcagtgagcatgaaccccaagaacttccctgcttccACGCCTAAAACGCATTTTTCGGGGTTTAATTTGAGGCGATACTTTGATATGGTAGTaaacagctcttccagatcagttGTGTGCTGCCCTCTCTCGTGTGAAgttaccaccatgtcgtctacgtaggcctgcacgttccttcccagcatgggtgcaaggaccttgtccatcagcctttgatAGGTGGCACCTGCATTTTTCAACCCGAATGGCATTACCTTATAACAGTAGTTGCACGTCTCTGTCATGAACGTTGTTTTGCTCTCATCCCTTgtgtgcatcttgatctgattataacctgagaatgcatccaagaaactcagcatcttgcagcccgaggcGCTATCCCCTAATGCATCGATgttgggcagtgggtacgaatccttggggcatgccttgttcaaatctgtgaagtcaacgcacatcctccacttcccattcgccttcttcactagaactacattggctaaccactcagggtattgtatctccctgatgtgtccAGCGCTGAGCAGCTTCTGTGTTTCTTCCTTCACGACGAGGCATcgttcttcgttgaacttcctccttctttgtctCACAGGGCGAACCTTGGCATCCATGGTAAGATGGTGGCATAAAAAGTCTGGGTCAATACCTGGCATGTCCGCCGCAGTCCACGCGAAAGCATCTAGGTGGCGCAAGATTACTGCGGCTACTTCTTCTTGTTCTCCTTGGCTCAGCAAGCGTCCCAGCTTGAACACCTTACCCCTATCTGTTTTTCGACTATGTTATCTTCTGGTCGGGGTCGCTCATTCCGCACATTCTCTGCAAGAGACTCATTCGTGGAGTCTTCTTCCATAGGCGTTGCCCCAACGGATGCGTCGGGCATCGCCTCCTCTGGCTCTTCTTCAGCGGACAAGGCCTCTCCGTGTATTCCTTCCATTGGGTAGGCATCGCCGTTTCTTCTTTCTGTATGTGGATCTTTTATAGGCGTCGCCCCTAAGGTGGCTTCGTCCGGCGTGGACTTCGCGGGCGTTGCTTCCCCCAACAGCTATAACTCCATTTGCGACTCTGAAATGGGTGGTCGCTCAATCACCATCACCACGCCTCTTTTTGTCTTTAgtctattttcatagcacttacgggcctcttcttgatctgacttgatcacgatcaccttgccactaagatgtggtagcttcatcttcatgtggcgcatGGAGGACACCGCCCTTAATCTGTTCAAGGCAGGTCTGCCTAACAAGATGTTGTAAGCTGAGTTGGCGTTAACCACCAAataccggatgctctcggtgcGTGATGTcgctccatcagtgaacgtcgttCTCAACTCCAAATAGTCGCGTACCTCTACTGGGTTatctgcaaacccatacaagcctCCAGTATAGGGTCTCAAAAGGTCAGGGGACAATTGTAGCTTGAtgaaggtcgaccaaaacatgacgtctgcagaactgccttggtcgacgagaaccctaTGTATTTTCCTTCCTGCTGTGACTACTGAAATGACTACTGGGTCATTATCGTGTGGGATGACATCCCGcaggtcagcccttgtgaaaacgaggtctgactcccacgagTCGTCTGGAAATTCCTCTACAACTAAACTTACTGACCTCAATATTTCTTACGTTGAGAGGCAGTAGGTCCCCCTCCGGAAAAGCCGCCAGCGATGGTGTGCACTTCTCTCCATGAGTTGGGATTTCATGCGCTTGACATTCCTCTGGTGTCGTCGTGACTGTGGTTATGGTGGACCCAGTGATATAATCTTTCAAGAAATcattcttcacaagctcatccaatTGATAGCCCAGTGCtaagcagttgttaatatggtgtcCAAATgcttcgtgaaattcgcaccatgattccttgtgaggtcccagtACTTTGTCGGACTTcaccggtggcctcaacctgtcagctatgttgggcacaacaatgaggtctttaagttccaccacaaagttgtgccttagGGGTCTATTGCCCTCTCTCATTCCTTCTGATCGACCCCTAGGTTGGGTTCTCCTTGTCTCGTAGGTGCGCCTTCTATCTTGATTCTTTCTTTCTGTAGTGGTTTCGTGGACCCTAGCAGGTTGTGCGTGCATCTGCGCTCTCGGACGTGTGGGCGCAGCATTCATACATTTCTCGTATGCCTCGCCCTCAGAGGTAATGTGTTCCACCGCCCGACGCCTTACTTCAGCAAATGTTTTGGGGCGGCTGCGATTGAGCGACTTGCTGAAAGATCCAGGACACACCCCcttcctgaatgcgtacacgatcatgggttcgtctgtggtacccactttcaccacctgcgccccgaagcggcttatgtactctttcagggtctccccttgatactgcttcacgtcgaatAGGTCATATGAGACTGGGGCtggggccctgttggctaaATACTGCTCTCTAAATAGCCGCGAAAGTTGTCcgaaagacgtgatgtgaccctctgggaggctgatgaaccagaccatggccatcccagtcaaggtgctcataaatagcttgcaccttacggcatcagaaccgcctaccagcatcatctgtgtgtggaacgcagtgaggtgcgcctcaggatcctccatccctgtgaaggttactgtaccgaccaggtcatcgggtgcgatgacgtgtcTTGCGCGTGCccgggtggggcgtgctcagtggaacacgtaggctaggaaagatgaatggttcagaagtgagcatagtcgccggtTACACTGAAtcggcgttctccgatctctagtgtgcgggaccggcggtcaccagagttacgaCGCAGTCGCCGTCTGAGAGtgctaggagatcaggtggtgagagatcGCCGAGGAATGCTAGGAGCTCGGGTGGTTTACACGtcgccacaaggagcacatcgccggatctcccagtaaactcagttaaaactgttagaggctcagaagggtaatctcaagcgtgtaagttcagtaagatgaCTATTGCGCCAACATGGGGCGTGAAGGCTGAGTGGGTTGAATGGAACAAAAtgctcatcagcgacaggattcccagaggggacattcgttggtggcaaggtttcctcagctagagcatgcatggcgtagcagtaaGGAAGGTGGCACTTGCgacgagcgatatcacagagatgatgcactttgttgcatccgatactcgccttgtcaggtgatGTTTCACAGCGCATTGTGCGCTAGCTTGCTCCTTGAGTGGAGAACTTAGCTGTgtggctggttactacacaagaatgatgttcaagttgccccaatccagatgacgacacgtgtagggttggatgttaccagttactccaacctagatgatgacacgtgtagggttgggagcaatggagaaatgacgctcaagtttccctggctcagatgacgacacgtgtagggctgggcgctacctgctatcccagtccagatggtgacacgtgcagggctggatgcgagccacgtgtccaaaagcataacggcctggagagagaagaaacctagctataaaggtaaccttaacagaatctgcagaggtacgtttttcattacggccgatactgctagggttgtgtgcctacagtacggtcctacagagcatattctcttttagtttttgggtgttcttgtcactgacttgagcgtcggagcgccaccggccgcagaggcgccactgtgtgtttttcaggttctcagagaggctatctgtggagtggacttggagggcacgtggtgtcaagctggtgaggaagatcgtgacgaggcaacgctcttgcgctaagtcaaccgacaggatcatctggcgcccaccgtggggccgtataaaaggtgattcccaaccgtagtttgtgtttgtggtgcttcgagtgttttctgttcgactgctcgctatcgcagtcgactcctggagttttcaccgtttgtttggagttctttgagctgctgagtttgctgaggaaggatgaggacaacgcgctccagttcagttgcgccatcaacagacgaagatgctgtgtccatgacgcaagtgatggacatgatgaggacgctgcaggagaacgtggctgcatcgcgttttgagcaggaaaggatgcacgaggcgctggtggcctcgcaagcaaggaacgaagagctcaacaggatcaacgaagagctgcgcaaagcccttcaggagcgAGAGGAGCGTGCGGAaggggacagatctgcacccccatccccaccacgcagctttcctatgccgttttcccaagagatcatggactcggtagtcccggctaacactgtgccagtgaaagcgtctttcattggggtggaggaccctgaagcccatctcacggcatttcatactcagatgatgctctcagggggctcagacgcggtgtattgtaaggtgttcataagcactttgagcggaacggcgttggactggttcgtcagtatacccactggccacattaccacgttccaacagttttccaagatgtttgttgagcagtacatagtgaacaaggcgccacctttggtgtcttacgacttgtttgatataacgcgtcatccttacgaccctaagaaaaataagagcaagggaccagggcgccccagagagagtaatcgccccccgaggtatgagtttgtgatgggtttggctaatttgatcgccatcccaaacatagctgccaggctcaaagtgcctgagaaaacggcggagaagattttggggccaaagccagacgcatggtgcgagttccacaagagttttggccactctatcaactcgtgtttggctctaggacaccagctcgccgagctggtcaaatgtggtttcctgaaggattacttgctagagaagcaagcggaccaagcatcagggtctcaaccggcgagcagcggagggcaacagcacgaggtgcctattcacggcaagatccacaccatagctggcggattctccggtggggggtgcacagcgtcgcaacgaaagaggtacgtgaggtcgataatgtcagtggaagtctttgaggatcactcgcccgacgtggacatcacgttcaccaagggggacctcagggacgtggtgcctcacgacaacgaccctattgtgatctcgcttgtcatggcgggaaggaccgtccaccgggtgctggtcgaccaaggaagctcagcagatgtgatgttttggccaacctttgagaagttacaactgtccccttatcagctaagaccatatgggggctgcttgtatggttttgccggcgaccaagtggaggtgagggggtatatcgagctgaggacgaccttcactgacggcttggcctcacgaacggagaaaatcaggtatcttgttgtaaacgccccgtcagcgtacaacatactgctggggaggccaacgctcaacagaacaggagttgtgccttcgacaaggcacatgaaggtcaagttgccgtctatgtatgatcatcactatttgctccgaccagaaggaggcgaagaagtgttacgaaaacagcctcaagaacaagaggtctgtgtgccacgtaaccacaacgcttccccctggcgtggagccggagcgcgaaccccggcgagtatcggatgcaacgttagaggtggtcgccgagggcgatgtgccgaTGGGGAATGTAGAGGCGAGGTCGGAGAGAAATTGCTCGGAGACCGCCAGAGAAAccggtatcgcgagggcgctgatcgccagcgagaggaaacctcagccagtagaggaatggctcgagaaggagatcagcggtaaggtgtttaagttgggaagaaccctggatagcaagacgcaagaccagatcgccgaggtaataagtagacacttggatgcgtttgcgtgggctgcttcagatatgccggggatcgaccccgatttcttgtgccatcgtttggcaatggacccccaagtcaggcccatccgccaaagaagaagaaaattcaatgaggagaagagacaggcgatcaaagaagagacgcggaaactacttgcagcgggccacatcagggaaatccaatatccagaatggctcgctaacgttgtcctggtcaagaagagcagcggaaaatggcggatgtgcgttgactttacagacttgaacaaggcatgcccgaaggactcttaccctttgccaagcattgacgccctagtagacagtgcatcagggtgcaagctgctcagttttctggatgccttctcggggtacaaccaaatcaaaatgcaccccatggacgaagagaagatcgccttcatgacggaaaggtcatgttattgctacaaggtaatgcccttcgggttgaagaatgcaggggccacataccaaaggctgatggacaaggtgctcgcgcccatgctcggaaggaatgtgcaggcatacgtcgacgacatggtcgtgacgtccctggagaaagacaagcacgtcacagacttggaagagttgttcatcacaatagccaggtacaagctaaaactgaatcctgaaaagtgcgtttttggtgtagaagcagggaaatttctggggtttcttctgtcagagaggggaattgaggctaaccccgagaagtgcgccgccattttggcaatgaggagccccgccaatgtgaaggaggtgcagcaactcacggggcggatggccgccctgtctcgattcgtatcggcaagcggagagaagggccacccatacttccaatgtttgaagaggaacaacagatttgtttggacaaaggagtgtgaggaggccttcgtaaagctcaaggaatatttggcgagccctccagttctgtgcaagccccaagacataacacccctcaggctgtactttgccataactgagagggcgatcagcgcagtgctagtgcaggatcaggaccagacccaaaggcctatatatttcgttagcaagatgctgcaaggcccggaggtaaggtaccaggccctagaaaaggcagcattagcggttgtattctcggcgaggagattgcaccattacttccagagcttcacggtactggtgatgactgatctgccgatccataaggttttgaagaagcccgatgtggctggaaggatggtgaagtgggcgatcgagctttcggagttcgacatcaagtatgaaccccggggatcgatcaaagggcaagtcttcgccgatttcgtggtcgagttgtcctccgaggtggcacaaaacgccgagggtgactttcgctgggtactctctgttgatgggtcgtccaaccagctgggcagcggggctggggtcatcttggaagggcccaacggagtgttgatagagcagtcattgaggttcgctttcaaagcaagcaacaaccaagcagagta encodes:
- the LOC137839412 gene encoding uncharacterized protein; translated protein: MAMVWFISLPEGHITSFGQLSRLFREQYLANRAPAPVSYDLFDVKQYQGETLKEYISRFGAQVVKVGTTDEPMIVYAFRKGVCPGSFSKSLNRSRPKTFAEVRRRAVEHITSEGEAYEKCMNAAPTRPRAQMHAQPARVHETTTERKNQDRRRTYETRRTQPRGRSEGMREGNRPLRHNFVVELKDLIVVPNIADRLRPPVKSDKVLGPHKESWCEFHEAFGHHINNCLALGYQLDELVKNDFLKDYITGSTITTVTTTPEECQAHEIPTHGEKCTPSLAAFPEGDLLPLNVRNIEVNNPVEVRDYLELRTTFTDGATSRTESIRYLVVNANSAYNILLGRPALNRLRAVSSMRHMKMKLPHLSGKVIVIKSDQEEARKCYENRLKTKRGVVMVIERPPISESQMEL